GTGTTGCACGTCCAGCGCGAGCCGGCCGCCCACGTACCGGCGCAGGAACGCCGAACCGAACGCGACCACCTGCAAGGCGACCAGCGCGATCGCGATCCCGGTCAGCTGCGCGGTGTGCCCGTCCACCGCGCCGTCCACCGCCGAGCGCACCAGCAGCGGGCTCGCGGCCTGCACGCCGACGCTGAGGATCGCCGCCGTCATGGCCAGCACGACCACGCCGCGGTGCTGCCAGCATGCGGCGGAGAGGCGGCGCACCCAGCCGGTGGGCCGGGGCGCCGTCCCGGAAACCGGACGGTCTTGACGCGCAGGCGTCGCTGTGGTGCTCACGTCACAAACCTAGGGACCAGGACCGACAATTTATTCCCGGACGCCCGCCGCGCCGGCCCGGTAGTGCCTGCCGCAGTGGGCCGGACGAGCGATGTTCATCACCGGCCGGGGAGTTCCCGCCGTTGCCACGCAGGTCTGACAACTACGCCTGACGACGTGTTTTGCCCGGCATGTGCAGAAAGAGCACCGGTAGTTGGCCCTCGGGGCAGGAAAACGCAGCCGGACGGATGTGCCCCCCGGGGAGGCGCGGCGGCACGTTATTACCTAAGCTGGTACTTGGCGGCCCGCTCCCAGTGACCCCCAGGCTGGTTGAGCGGGTCGCCCCTTTTGTCCGGGGATCCGCTGCCCCGCATCCGAGTGCGAAACCGCGAAGGGCCACTGCGTAGTGCAGAGGCCCTTCGCGTCGCCAGATGGTTTCGTGGTCGGGAAAGCGGGTCAGGAAAGGACGGTCTCCAGTGCCGTGTGCGGCAGATCGTGCGCGGCCGCGACCGGTGCGTTGGTCAGCGCGCCGTGGTGCGTGTTGAGGCCGAGGGCCAGCGCCGGGTCCGCGGACAGTGCGGCTTGCCAGCCGTGGTCGGCCAGTTGCACGGCGTAGGGCAGGGTCACGTTCGTGAGGCCGTACGTCGACGTACGGGGCACCGCGCCGGGCATGTTCGCGACGCAGTAGAACACCGACTCGTGCACGCGGTAGGTCGGGTCGTCGTGCGTCGTCGGCCGAGAGTCGGCGAAGCAGCCGCCTTGGTCGATAGCGATGTCCACCAGCACGCTGCCCGGCTTCATGCGGGACACCAGGTCGTTCGACACCAGCTTCGGCGCCTTCGCGCCGGGCACCAGCACCGCGCCGACGACCAGGTCGGCTTCCAGCACGGCTTCTTCGACCGAGAGCCGGTTGGAGGTCACCGTGCGGATCCGGCCGCCGAAGTCGTTGTCGATCTGGCGAAGCCGGTCCACGTTGGTGTCCAGGATCTCCACGTCCGAGCCGAGGCCCAGCGCCACCCGTGCGGCGTTGAGGCCGGCCACGCCGCCACCGATCACCACAACGCGCGCCGGGTGTACGCCCGGGATACCGCCGGGCAGCACGCCACGGCCACCGCTCGGCTTCATCAGCGCGAAGGCGCCCACCTGCGGCGCCAGCCGTCCCGCGACCTCCGACATCGGGGCCAGCAGGGGCAGCGCGCCGTTCGGCTTTTGTACGGTCTCGTACGCGATTGCGGTGGTGCCCGAGGACAGCAGCGCGTCGGTCAGCGGCCGGTCCGCGGCGATGTGCAGGTACGTGAACAGCACCAGGTCCTTGCGCAGCCGCGGGTACTCGTCGGCGATCGGCTCCTTGACCTTGAGCACGAGTTCGCCCTCGGACCAGGTCTCCTCCGCCGTGGCCAGCACCTTCGCGCCCGCGGCGACGTACTCCTCGTCGGTGATCGAGGAACCGGCGCCGGCCTGGGTCTCGACGAAGACGTCGTGTCCGCGGCCGACCAGTTCGTGCACGCCGGCCGGGGTCAGCGCGACCCGGTACTCGTGCCTCTTGATCTCACGGGGAACGGCGATACGCACGGCGGCCTCCTGGGGGCTTGGTTCGAGGTGCTGCCACTCACGGTGATACACCCGGACAGCGGTGTCATCGTGTTCCGATCACAGTTTTCAGGGCATTTCGTAGTGCTCGCGAAACAAAGCCCTTGACTTCGAGCGCGCTCGAGGTAGTTCGCTGTCCCGCGGCGGTGACGAGGCGGAAGGGCGGGATATGCGCGCGGTGTGGCTGAGGGAGTTCGGCGGGCCCGGAGTGCTGGTCGCGGGGGAGGCCCCGGATCCGGTGCCCGGTCCGGGGCAGGTGCTGATCGAGGTGGCGTTCGCGAACATCACGTTCGTGGAGACCCAGTTCCGGGCCACCGGATCCGGACCGTACGCGGTGGAGCTGCCGATGGTCCCCGGCAACGGCGTCGGCGGCGTGATCAGCCGCATCGGCGCGGACGTGGACCCGGCGCTGGTCGGCCGCCGGGTGGTCACCTCCACCGGCGGTCGCGGCGGGTATGCCCAGCGGGCCGTGGCCGACGCGACGCTGGTGTTCCCGGTGCCCGACGCGCTGAGCCTCGACGTCGCGGTAGCCCTGCTCGCCGACGGCCGCACCGCGACCGGCCTGATGCATGCGACGGACGTACGCGCGGGTGATCGCGTACTGGTCGAAGCTGCCGCCGGTGGTGTGGGCAGCCTGCTGGTGCAGCTGGCGAAGGCGGCGGGCGCGGAGGTGGTGGCCGCCGCCGGTGGCCCGGCGAAGGCTGCTCAGGCCCGCGACCTCGGCGCCGACCTGGCGGTCGACTACACCGATCCCGGTTGGCCGGTCGTTGCCGGGCCGGTCGACGTGGTCTTCGACGGTGTCGGCGGTCCGGTCGGCACGGCCGCGTTCACTCTGCTCCGTCCTGGCGGCCGGATGGCGATCTACGGACTCTCCAGCGGATCGTGGGCGGAAGTGTCCGAAGAGGACGCTCAGGCCCGGGACGTGACGCTGGTTCGTTCCATCGGTGACGCGAAAGCGTTGCGCGGGTTCACCGAGGCCGCGCTCGAAGCGGCCGCGGCGGGCGTGCTCAGCCCGGTGATCGGCCAGCGGTTCCCGCTGGAACGTGCGGCCGACGCGCATGCGGCGATCGAATCCCGTGGCACAGTGGGAAAAACCTTGCTAATCGCGTGAACAAGGCCCGGGTCAGCTCCAGCGGAGCGCGACCAGCTGGGTGAGCAGCGCCAGCCGGACGTCCGGGTCCTCCAGATCGAGCGGCACCTGGTCGAGAAGCCGTTTCATCCGGTACCGCAAGGTGTTCGGGTGAATACGCAGCTGTTGCGCGGCCGCTCGCGGGTCGCCGGGGTGGCGGAGCCATTCGTAAAGCGTGTCGACGTACCCCGTCCTGCTTGCCTCGTCGTGTTCCTGCAGGACGCCGAGC
This Amycolatopsis sulphurea DNA region includes the following protein-coding sequences:
- the ald gene encoding alanine dehydrogenase — encoded protein: MRIAVPREIKRHEYRVALTPAGVHELVGRGHDVFVETQAGAGSSITDEEYVAAGAKVLATAEETWSEGELVLKVKEPIADEYPRLRKDLVLFTYLHIAADRPLTDALLSSGTTAIAYETVQKPNGALPLLAPMSEVAGRLAPQVGAFALMKPSGGRGVLPGGIPGVHPARVVVIGGGVAGLNAARVALGLGSDVEILDTNVDRLRQIDNDFGGRIRTVTSNRLSVEEAVLEADLVVGAVLVPGAKAPKLVSNDLVSRMKPGSVLVDIAIDQGGCFADSRPTTHDDPTYRVHESVFYCVANMPGAVPRTSTYGLTNVTLPYAVQLADHGWQAALSADPALALGLNTHHGALTNAPVAAAHDLPHTALETVLS
- a CDS encoding zinc-binding dehydrogenase; translated protein: MRAVWLREFGGPGVLVAGEAPDPVPGPGQVLIEVAFANITFVETQFRATGSGPYAVELPMVPGNGVGGVISRIGADVDPALVGRRVVTSTGGRGGYAQRAVADATLVFPVPDALSLDVAVALLADGRTATGLMHATDVRAGDRVLVEAAAGGVGSLLVQLAKAAGAEVVAAAGGPAKAAQARDLGADLAVDYTDPGWPVVAGPVDVVFDGVGGPVGTAAFTLLRPGGRMAIYGLSSGSWAEVSEEDAQARDVTLVRSIGDAKALRGFTEAALEAAAAGVLSPVIGQRFPLERAADAHAAIESRGTVGKTLLIA